A single region of the Lotus japonicus ecotype B-129 chromosome 4, LjGifu_v1.2 genome encodes:
- the LOC130710116 gene encoding NADP-dependent malic enzyme: MESILKPLRDGESVLDLSPRSTVGGGVEDVYGEDRATEDQLVTPWTFSVASGHSLLRDPQYNKGLAFTEKERDAHFLRGLLPPTVSTQELQEKKTMNGIRQYEVPLQKYVAMMDLQETNERLFYKLLIDNVEELLPIVYTPVVGEACQKYGSIFRRPQGLYISLKEKGRILEVLKNWPERSIQVIVVTDGERILGLGDLGCQGMGIPVGKLALYSALGGVRPSACLPVTIDVGTNNEQLLNDEFYIGLRQKRATGKEYYDLLHEFMTAVKQNYGEKVLVQFEDFANHNAFELLAKYGTTHLVFNDDIQGTASVVLAGVVAALKLIGGTLGDHTFLFLGAGEAGTGIAELIALEMSKQTKQPIEESRKKIWLVDSKGLIVSSRANSLQHFKKPWAHEHEPVSTLIDAVKVIKPTVLIGSSGVGQTFTKEVIEAMTSNNEKPLILALSNPTSQSECTAQQAYEWSEGRAIFASGSPFDPVEIKGKVYYSGQSNNAYIFPGFGLGLVMSGAIRVHDDMLLAASEALAKQVSEENYKKGLIYPPFTDIRKISADIAASVAAKAYELGLATHIPRPQDLVKYAESCMYSPVYRNYR, from the exons ATGGAGAGCATTCTTAAGCCCTTAAGAGATGGAGAATCAGTGCTGGACCTCAGTCCAAGATCCACCGTCGGCGGTGGTGTTGAGGATGTGTATGGCGAGGATCGTGCCACCGAGGACCAGCTTGTCACCCCTTGGACTTTCTCTGTTGCCAG TGGACACTCTTTGCTAAGGGATCCACAGTATAACAAAGGACTTGctttcactgagaaagagaggGATGCACACTTTTTGCGTGGCCTTCTGCCTCCCACAGTTAGCACACAGGAACTTCAG gagaagaaaacaatgaatggCATCAGACAATATGAGGTTCCCTTGCAGAAGTATGTGGCCATGATGGACCTTCAG GAGACGAATGAAAGGCTGTTTTACAAACTTCTCATCGACAATGTTGAGGAGTTGCTTCCAATTGTATATACTCCTGTAGTTGGTGAAGCTTGCCAGAAATATGGGAGCATATTCAGGCGTCCTCAGGGTCTTTACATTAGTCTGAAAGAGAA GGGGAGAATCCTTGAGGTTTTGAAAAATTGGCCTGAGAGGAGTATTCAGGTGATTGTCGTAACTGATGGTGAGCGGATTCTGGGACTTGGGGATCTTGGATGCCAG GGGATGGGAATTCCTGTTGGTAAATTGGCTTTGTACAGTGCACTAGGTGGAGTTCGTCCTTCAGCA TGTTTACCAGTAACCATTGATGTGGGGACAAACAATGAGCAATTACTGAATGATGAGTTTTACATTGGACTTAGACAAAAGAGGGCAACAGGGAAG GAATATTATGATCTTCTTCATGAGTTCATGACTGCAGTGAAGCAAAACTATGGGGAAAAAGTTCTAGTGCAG TTTGAAGATTTTGCAAATCACAATGCTTTTGAGTTGCTTGCTAAATATGGCACAACTCATCTTGTTTTCAATGACGATATACAG GGAACTGCATCTGTTGTTCTAGCTGGAGTTGTAGCAGCTCTAAAGCTCATTGGCGGTACCCTGGGTGACCACACATTCCTCTTCCTTGGTGCCGGAGAA GCAGGAACTGGTATAGCAGAGCTAATAGCTCTTGAGATGTCAAAGCAG ACTAAGCAACCTATTGAAGAGAGTCGCAAGAAGATATGGCTTGTAGACTCAAAG GGTTTGATTGTTAGTTCGCGGGCGAATTCTCTTCAACACTTTAAGAAGCCTTGGGCTCATGAACATGAGCCTGTTAGCACTCTCATAGATGCTGTTAAG GTAATCAAGCCTACAGTTTTGATTGGATCATCAGGAGTGGGACAGACATTTACAAAGGAAGTAATAGAGGCTATGACTTCAAACAATGAA AAACCTCTCATTTTGGCTCTTTCCAATCCAACCTCACAGTCTGAGTGTACAGCTCAACAGGCCTACGAATGGAGTGAG GGCCGCGCAATCTTTGCTAGTGGAAGCCCATTTGATCCAGTTGAAATTAAGGGCAAAGTTTATTATTCTGGCCAG TCCAACAATGCTTACATATTCCCAGGCtttggtttgggtttggtaatgTCAGGAGCAATCCGAGTCCATGATGATATGCTTCTAGCAGCAT CGGAAGCATTGGCTAAACAAGTTTCAGAGGAGAACTACAAGAAGGGTTTGATTTACCCACCTTTCACTGATATCAGAAAAATTTCGGCTGATATAGCTGCAAGTGTTGCTGCCAAGGCATATGAACTAG GTTTGGCTACACATATTCCTCGTCCTCAGGATCTTGTCAAGTATGCTGAGAGTTGTATGTATAGCCCTGTATACCGCAACTACAGGTGA
- the LOC130715823 gene encoding uncharacterized protein LOC130715823, with protein sequence MEIEGSQPVVAKKLWNMVRVLFFMLRKGIAKSRVMVDFHHLMLKRGKLAGKAIANTLMFHHQYAALTCRSHNTHLSVFSPREYEFSCSNSPVFQPTKRRRHHHHHRYSKPSSQYDDFSTYSAVQKVLEMLNNDKVEVDSSSPLVTLPGFGKSPVCRQLRVTDSPFPLKDESGDSQVDMEAEEFIKRFYKDLNLQKRSMASFESPSSWVD encoded by the coding sequence ATGGAAATTGAGGGAAGCCAACCGGTAGTAGCAAAGAAGCTATGGAACATGGTACGTGTCCTGTTCTTCATGTTGAGAAAAGGCATAGCCAAGAGCAGAGTAATGGTAGACTTCCACCATTTGATGCTCAAACGTGGAAAGCTCGCCGGAAAAGCCATAGCCAACACCCTCATGTTCCACCACCAATACGCCGCCCTCACTTGCCGCTCCCACAACACCCACCTCTCTGTTTTCTCTCCCCGCGAGTACGAGTTCAGCTGCAGCAACAGCCCTGTTTTTCAACCCACCAaacgccgccgccaccaccatcaccaccgctACTCTAAGCCTTCTTCACAATATGACGACTTTTCTACTTACAGTGCTGTTCAGAAGGTGCTTGAGATGTTGAACAATGACAAGGTGGAGGTTGATTCTTCTTCCCCTTTGGTGACATTGCCAGGTTTTGGGAAGAGCCCTGTTTGTAGACAACTGAGAGTTACTGATTCACCTTTCCCTCTTAAGGATGAATCAGGGGATAGCCAAGTTGACATGGAAGCAGAGGAGTTCATTAAGAGGTTCTATAAGGACCTCAACTTGCAAAAAAGATCAATGGCTTCTTTTGAGTCACCAAGCTCATGGGTAGATTAA